The proteins below come from a single Ktedonobacterales bacterium genomic window:
- a CDS encoding response regulator transcription factor gives MRILIADDDRELVDMLMYWLRAHGHQVTVAFDGEQTMKRWREQPPDLVLLDIQMPKFDGFEVVRRMRGESNALVIVLTCLDREDDEVRALELGADDFLRKPFRPRQLLARIQAAARRAVSVSSPMNGSSITIGPISLDVSRHEVSRNGARMRLTPTESRLLHLLLTHAGQVLTTDTIIERVWGYNEVGDGGLVKTHIRHLRQKVEPEPGSPRYVLTVPGVGYTFSPPISGPGQD, from the coding sequence ATGAGGATTCTGATCGCTGACGATGACCGCGAATTGGTTGACATGTTGATGTATTGGCTGCGGGCGCATGGGCATCAAGTGACGGTGGCCTTTGACGGTGAGCAGACTATGAAGCGGTGGCGCGAGCAGCCCCCCGATCTGGTTCTCCTTGATATTCAGATGCCCAAATTCGATGGATTTGAGGTGGTTCGTCGCATGCGCGGCGAATCCAATGCCCTGGTCATCGTCCTGACCTGCCTGGACCGCGAGGATGATGAGGTGCGCGCGCTGGAGTTGGGGGCCGATGATTTTCTGCGCAAGCCTTTTCGTCCGCGCCAGTTGCTGGCCCGCATTCAGGCGGCGGCCCGCCGCGCCGTGAGCGTGAGCAGCCCGATGAACGGCTCCTCTATCACCATCGGCCCCATCAGCCTGGATGTCAGCCGCCATGAGGTCAGCCGCAACGGTGCACGCATGCGCCTGACGCCGACAGAGAGTCGGCTGCTGCACCTGCTGCTCACCCATGCCGGGCAGGTGCTAACCACCGATACCATTATCGAGCGCGTCTGGGGCTATAATGAGGTTGGCGACGGCGGGCTGGTGAAGACCCATATCCGCCATTTGCGCCAGAAGGTGGAACCCGAACCGGGCAGCCCACGCTATGTGCTGACGGTCCCCGGCGTTGGCTATACGTTTAGCCCGCCTATATCGGGGCCAGGACAGGATTAA